The sequence CCTCTTTGTCGTAATCGCGCCCGATCACAGGGAAGAGCTCCACAATGGCAGCGTTCTTGGTCTTGTCGACAATTTGATCCGCCCATGCGCGGTTTGCCCGCAAAATAAAATCTGTGTCGCTTTCGTTTTTAAAGGGGTGGTTGGGGTAGGTGCTTTGCGCGGGCTGGTGGGTGTTGCGATCCTGGGTGCGTCTAGGGCTGTTGTCTATACTTTCAATACCCGCAATGCTTCTTAAAAAGCGCTCCTCTTGATCCTTCCACGCAGGCGAGTCCACCTTAAGGTTAAAAAACGCCTTCATAAAGTTGTCTGCGGCGGTGTTTTCATCTAAGCGGCGCACGAGGTAGGCGATGGCGTTGTTGAAGTGTTTTTCATCGCACACGGGGGCGTATAAGATGAGCTTATGCATTTCTTTAAGCTCAAAGCTAGCCTGCAAGCTCATGCCCTCAAGCATTTCAAAGGTGAAGTGCTCCAAAGCCACGGGGTCGTTTAGGGTGTATATGCGGGTGTAGGCGTAGGCGATCTCAAAGAGATTATGCGAGGCGATCCCGATGTGGATGTATTTGTAATTCTCATCACTTAAGACATAATCTAACATTTTATTATAATTCGAGTCGGTGTCTTGCTTGCGGCTAAAGGTGGGCAGCGACCACCCGCGCATGGATGCGATCGTTTCCTCGCTCTCCATGTTCGCACCCTTAACAAAGCGGATTTTAATGGGGGGCAAGTTGCTTAAAACCCTCTCTTTAGAGAACGCCACTAATTCCTTGAGATATTCATAGGACTCGGGGATATAGGCTTGCAACACGATGCCCGCTTTTAAGGGGAATTTAGAGATGGACTCTTTAAACGCTGCCACCGTGAGCTCTAAATCCTTATACTCCTCCATGTCTAGGTTAATGAATTTATCCATGCCTTGTTTTTCTTGTTCCTCCAGCGCAAGGCTGTAGAGCTTGTCTAATCTTTTCACCACCTCTGTTTTAGACTGCTCAAAGTCTAGGATATTGATTTGGGAGAAAATCGTGGTGATCTTGATAGAAATGTATTCAATGTAGCTAGACCTGATCGCCTCCTCGTATTTGTGCATGCGATAGGACGCCTCAGCCTCGCCTAGCACTTCCTCCCCGATGAGATTGATGTTGAGCGTGATTTGGGCTTGTTGGCGTTTTTCAATCTTATCTTTTAAGCTGTCGCTGCTCTCATCAAGCACCAAACTTTGGGTATCTTGGCGAATCTTACGCACAAAGAAGGGCACGCTCATGGAAGGCGCAAGTTTGCCCACGCTCAAAAAGCCAAAGAGTAAAAACTTCTCAAAGCCGCTAAAAAAGTCGGCGATGCCGTATTTTTTTAGCGTGTGCTCGATCAAATCAAAGCGTGCGCTGTTGTCTTGACAGCGAAAAGAGCGATCTAAAAGCTCGATCAACATCACCTTATTTTCAGCGTTGGCTAAGAGCTTTTGCATCTTGTTATGGAACGAGCGCTCTTCTAGGCTTAAGTGGTCGCTGATTTTACTTTGCAAGGTGCGGGCTAGGGTTAGACTGGAGTGGATCACTTCCTTATCGGGTTGGGTTGGCATATAAGCCCCTTTCATAAAATTTGGATGAAGCTGAAATTATAGGTTAATTAGGTTAATAGGCTTAAATTGGAGGTGAAAAGGTGTAGAAATCAAAGTAAATGTTAATTAATTTTTGAAACAATGGTGCGCTTGACAGGACTTGAACCTGTGACCTACGGCTTAGAAGGCCGTTGCTCTATCCAGCTGAGCTACAAGCGCATGGTGCGCTTGAAGGGAGTCGAACCCCTAACCCCCAGATCCGAAGTCTGGTGCTCTATCCAATTGAGCTACAAGCGCTTAAAACAATTGAGTAAAAAAGTAATGGGGAAATGGGGTGGGTGATGGGGCTTGAACCCACGACCCCCAGGACCACAATCTGGTGCTCTAACCAACTGAGCTACACCCACCATAAAAAACTTTGCTGGTCGGGGCGAAAGGATTCGAACCTTCGACCCCTTGGTCCCAAACCAAGTGCGCTAACCAGACTGCGCTACGCCCCGCTACTCCATAAAAGCGGGTATTCTAGCCAAAACTAGGTTAATTGTCAAGGTAAGTCCTAGAGGGCAAAGCGCATGGAATCCATAGAATAGCTACTTTAGCCGTATCTCACCCAGATTATGGTATATATCCCACTTGAAAGTGTATTTTATGTTACTTAAAATCTAAAAAAGGAGCTCGAATGTTAAAAGAAAAACTAAAACAACTAAGAAACGCCAATAACCTCACACAAGAAGAACTTGCGATCAAGTGTGGTGTGAGTTTACAAAGCATCAAGCGCTACGAGAGCGAACAAAAAAGCAACATCACTTTAGACACCCTGGAAAAGCTAGCCAATGCTTTGAACACCGACTTGCACTTTTTCACTTCCACCCACCACGAGATGGAGGATATTATTATGGTGCCCTATCTCAAGGACATTAAGGTGAGCGTGAATAAAGACCCACACAACGATGAGACCATGACCTTCTTGCCCCAGAGCAAGTCGTTTTTGATCCGCCGTTTTGGGCTCACTTCTACCGAGCATTTGGGGTTCGTGCAGGCGGTGGGCAATTCTATGGAGCCACGCATCAAGGAAAACGATTTACTGCTTTTCCAAAGCGATGGGACGCGCTATGAGGGGGCGGTTTATGTGGTGAACTTGGGTGGGGAGCATTACATCCGCCGCCTAAGCAAACGCCCCCAGGTCTACCTGATCAGCGACAACCCCGTGTATAAACCCATTGTGGTGGAAAACCTAGACGAGCTCACAATTTTGGGGCGGGTTGTTGGCGTGTTACACACTTTCAATATTTAACATTATCTTTGGAGGTGGGATCTGTTAACTTTTTTGTGTCATTCTAGGGCGGATTTGAAAGCAGATTAATTTAAGCGGGTTGTGATGGGTTTTTTGCGTGTATTGCAAGAAAAGCGTTTCTTTTTGTTTTGGCTTTTTTGCGGAGGTTGCGTGCTGGGCGTGGTGCTCACAGTGGTCACTGTGCAGGCAGTAGAGTGGACAGGTGATGATAAATTCTGTGGCATGTGCCATATCATGACCCCTGAAGTGGATTCTTACCACTTAGACAAGCATGGAGGCCATAACCATGTGGGGATGAAGGCCGAATGCGTGGATTGCCACCTACCCCACGATAATATCATCCATTATTTCGTGGAAAAGACCTTGCTTGGAATGGAAGATGTTTATGGCAACACCATGAAAAACCCCCGCAAATTTGACTGGGAGATGAATCGCCGCGAGGCTAGAGACTATGTCTTTGACTCCGGTTGTTTGCGCTGCCACACTAACCTAAAAGACGCCACACAATCTAATATGAAAGCCTTTTTACCCCACAGGGACTACTTTGCCAAACTCACCAAAAAGCATTGCGTGGAATGCCATTTGGATGAGGTGGGGCATAAAAACTTAGGCATCCACCTAAGGAAGTTTTTAAAACAAGACTACAAACCGACTGTGCGTGCCTTGATCAGCACGAGCCACAACTAAAGGAGTAAAAATGTTGATTTTACTAAAAGGAGAAAAGCATGCGTGCTAGTTTGGCTGGATTTTTAGCCTTTGTGTTCTGTCTAGGGTGGCTTAGCGCACACCCACCCAGAGGGGGGACAAGCATCGATAACGCAATGGATACACAACTGCCCTTAAAAACTTTTAGGGGAATGAAAGCAGAGGCTAAGGGCTGTATTGAGTGCCACGCTAAGAAAAATCCGGGGATTGTGGCGGATTGGAAAATGAGTCGCCACGCTCACGCTGGTGTGAGCTGTATCGACTGCCACGCCGTGAGTAAGGATAGCCCCATGCTCACTAGGGATGGACATGAAGGATCTAAGGTGCCCATCTCTGTGTTGGTTTCCACCAACACCTGCGCCAAGTGCCACGAAAAGGAAGTGACCGAGTTTCGCCACAGCGGACATGTAAGAGGTGCGGTGCAAGTTTGGGCTAAGGCAAACATGCGTGATCTGATGGTGATGGTGGAGGGTAGAAACCACCCCGATTTAAAATACGCCCCTGCGGCTACGGGCTGTCAGCAGTGCCACGGCTCCATCATTAAGCTTGATAAAAACCGCCGCCCCACCCCCGAAACTTGGCCCACTTATGGCATCGGCACCGCCTTTCCCGATGGCTCTGTGGGTAATTGTGCCAGCTGCCACAGCGCGCATAAATTCAGCTTAGAAGAGGCGAGAAAACCCGCTGCGTGCGCAAGCTGCCACTTAGGACCCGATCACCCCGACATCGAAAT is a genomic window of Helicobacter sp. NHP19-012 containing:
- a CDS encoding XRE family transcriptional regulator, producing the protein MLKEKLKQLRNANNLTQEELAIKCGVSLQSIKRYESEQKSNITLDTLEKLANALNTDLHFFTSTHHEMEDIIMVPYLKDIKVSVNKDPHNDETMTFLPQSKSFLIRRFGLTSTEHLGFVQAVGNSMEPRIKENDLLLFQSDGTRYEGAVYVVNLGGEHYIRRLSKRPQVYLISDNPVYKPIVVENLDELTILGRVVGVLHTFNI
- a CDS encoding multiheme c-type cytochrome, whose protein sequence is MRASLAGFLAFVFCLGWLSAHPPRGGTSIDNAMDTQLPLKTFRGMKAEAKGCIECHAKKNPGIVADWKMSRHAHAGVSCIDCHAVSKDSPMLTRDGHEGSKVPISVLVSTNTCAKCHEKEVTEFRHSGHVRGAVQVWAKANMRDLMVMVEGRNHPDLKYAPAATGCQQCHGSIIKLDKNRRPTPETWPTYGIGTAFPDGSVGNCASCHSAHKFSLEEARKPAACASCHLGPDHPDIEIYNNSMHGHVFNAEGAKWNFDAAPGTWKVPDFRAPTCATCHMSGNTKSMVTHNVSRRLKWNLFMPLSKLRTGGYETASDDFKYENKITIGNPLAGNPKGPEAARAEMKAGCIDCHNKQHIDNFFVMADKNIMLYNEYWKEAVKMKDELAKKHLLGKDMWSDDFQNTMYHMWHHEGRRMRQGGIMAAPDYSHWHGVFEVQQDIRKLRKIYAKRLKTNKIED
- a CDS encoding cytochrome c3 family protein — its product is MGFLRVLQEKRFFLFWLFCGGCVLGVVLTVVTVQAVEWTGDDKFCGMCHIMTPEVDSYHLDKHGGHNHVGMKAECVDCHLPHDNIIHYFVEKTLLGMEDVYGNTMKNPRKFDWEMNRREARDYVFDSGCLRCHTNLKDATQSNMKAFLPHRDYFAKLTKKHCVECHLDEVGHKNLGIHLRKFLKQDYKPTVRALISTSHN